One region of Mycolicibacterium lutetiense genomic DNA includes:
- a CDS encoding TetR/AcrR family transcriptional regulator, whose translation MTSPRERMVASAAVLIRERGAHPTAIADVLAHSGAPRGSAYHYFPGGRTQLLCEAIDYASDHIAARIDKTDSTATLLDATIAGFRQQLTATDFRAGCPIVAVAVEAGEPGSFESTPLDRAGVAFTRWTGQITRRLQSDGVSAERAEELAMLILTAIEGAVVVARATRDVTPLDLVHRQLRALLPEGTSS comes from the coding sequence GTGACCAGTCCTCGAGAACGCATGGTGGCTTCGGCCGCAGTGCTGATCCGGGAGCGCGGCGCGCACCCGACCGCCATCGCCGATGTATTGGCTCACAGTGGCGCCCCCCGCGGGTCGGCGTACCACTACTTCCCCGGCGGTCGCACCCAACTCCTTTGTGAGGCAATCGATTACGCGAGCGATCACATCGCAGCACGGATCGACAAGACGGACAGCACCGCAACGCTGCTCGACGCGACGATCGCCGGATTTCGTCAACAATTGACCGCCACCGACTTCCGGGCCGGATGCCCGATCGTCGCGGTTGCCGTCGAGGCCGGCGAACCCGGGTCCTTCGAGTCCACTCCCCTCGACCGTGCCGGGGTGGCGTTCACCCGCTGGACGGGGCAGATCACCCGCCGACTACAGAGCGACGGGGTGTCCGCCGAGCGCGCCGAGGAACTCGCGATGCTGATCCTGACCGCGATCGAGGGTGCGGTCGTGGTGGCACGGGCAACCCGCGACGTCACACCGCTCGACCTCGTCCACCGCCAACTTCGCGCACTCCTCCCGGAAGGAACGTCGTCATGA
- a CDS encoding nitronate monooxygenase: MHTALCDELGIDVPIFAFTHCRDVVVAVSKAGGFGVLGAVGFTPEQLEIELNWIDEHIGDHPYGVDIVIPNKYEGMDTDMSADDLKGMLQSLVPQEHLDFAKKILADHGVPVDHSDDDALQLLGWTEATATPQVEIALKHPKMTLIANALGTPPKDMIDRIHAEGRKVAALCGSPSQARKHADAGVDIIIAQGGEAGGHSGEIGSIVLWPQVVKEVAPVPVLAAGGIGSGQQIAAALALGAQGAWTGSQWVMVEESEHTEQQHAAYAKATSKDTVRSRSFTGKPARMLRNDWTEAWENPDNPKPLGMPLQYMVSGMAVAATHKYPNESVDVAFNPVGQVVGQFQKVEKTSAVIERWVQEYLEATGNLNALNEAAGV; the protein is encoded by the coding sequence ATGCACACCGCACTCTGCGACGAGCTCGGGATCGACGTCCCGATCTTCGCATTTACCCACTGTCGCGACGTCGTTGTCGCCGTCAGCAAGGCCGGCGGTTTCGGCGTGCTGGGCGCCGTCGGATTCACCCCCGAACAGCTCGAGATCGAATTGAACTGGATCGACGAGCACATCGGCGACCACCCGTACGGTGTCGACATCGTCATCCCGAACAAGTACGAAGGCATGGACACCGACATGTCCGCCGACGACCTCAAGGGCATGCTGCAGTCCCTGGTGCCCCAGGAGCATCTGGATTTCGCCAAGAAGATCCTCGCCGACCATGGCGTGCCGGTCGACCACAGCGATGACGACGCCCTCCAGCTGCTGGGCTGGACCGAGGCCACCGCGACACCTCAGGTCGAGATCGCGCTGAAGCACCCCAAGATGACGCTGATCGCCAACGCGCTGGGCACCCCGCCGAAAGACATGATCGACCGCATCCACGCCGAGGGACGCAAGGTGGCCGCGCTGTGCGGTTCGCCGTCGCAGGCCCGCAAGCACGCCGACGCAGGCGTCGACATCATCATCGCCCAGGGCGGCGAGGCCGGCGGGCACAGCGGCGAGATCGGTTCGATCGTGCTGTGGCCCCAGGTGGTCAAGGAGGTGGCCCCGGTTCCGGTCCTGGCCGCCGGCGGTATCGGCAGCGGCCAGCAGATCGCCGCCGCCCTGGCACTCGGCGCGCAGGGCGCCTGGACCGGCTCCCAGTGGGTCATGGTCGAGGAGTCCGAGCACACCGAGCAGCAGCACGCCGCCTACGCCAAGGCGACCAGCAAGGACACCGTCCGCAGCCGCTCGTTCACCGGCAAGCCGGCCCGCATGCTCCGCAACGACTGGACCGAGGCCTGGGAGAACCCGGACAACCCGAAGCCGCTCGGCATGCCGTTGCAGTACATGGTGTCCGGGATGGCCGTCGCGGCGACGCACAAGTACCCCAACGAGAGTGTCGACGTCGCGTTCAACCCGGTGGGTCAGGTCGTCGGCCAGTTCCAGAAGGTCGAGAAGACCTCCGCCGTGATCGAACGCTGGGTACAGGAGTACCTGGAGGCGACGGGCAACCTCAACGCTCTGAACGAGGCCGCCGGCGTGTGA
- a CDS encoding VOC family protein has translation MPVTVQPIAINDVAAVIATGRFEEARAWYARLLGREPDLQPVPGVAEWQLTATAWLQVVTDPAGAGRGAVRFGVDDLERTAARLREDGVAIGEPLVIADMVAVIDVADPDGNEVSFVAELG, from the coding sequence ATGCCTGTCACGGTGCAACCCATCGCGATCAACGACGTCGCGGCCGTCATCGCCACCGGTCGATTCGAGGAGGCGAGGGCCTGGTACGCCCGTCTCCTCGGCCGAGAACCCGACCTGCAACCCGTTCCAGGGGTCGCGGAATGGCAGTTGACTGCGACCGCTTGGCTACAGGTCGTCACCGATCCGGCCGGGGCGGGACGCGGCGCCGTCCGATTCGGGGTCGACGATCTGGAGCGCACCGCCGCCCGGCTGCGCGAGGACGGGGTGGCCATTGGAGAACCGCTGGTCATCGCGGACATGGTGGCCGTCATCGACGTTGCCGATCCCGACGGAAATGAAGTTTCATTCGTCGCCGAACTCGGATGA
- a CDS encoding HAD family hydrolase, producing the protein MARTLSPPESLEEIGDGPGGARVGAFFDLDGTLVEGYTATAHAGHRIRRRQAAAGEILGIVEAAVRYRIGRIPFDRLLVRAAGYLRGESLLELDELGEYLFESRINQRVYPHMREVVRRHQDRGHTVVMSSSALTIHAEPVARHLGISHVLCNRFLTDGQGRLTGGIVEPIIWGASKAAAVQHFCHDAQVDLAHSYFYADGYEDDALMRLVGRPRPVNPRPRLAAVATDQGWPVLTVPRPDGRRRGDRRLRPGA; encoded by the coding sequence ATGGCCCGCACGTTGTCGCCACCCGAGTCACTCGAGGAAATCGGGGACGGTCCAGGTGGCGCGCGGGTGGGAGCCTTCTTCGATCTGGACGGCACCCTGGTGGAGGGGTACACCGCCACGGCGCACGCCGGTCATCGCATCCGCCGGCGACAGGCAGCTGCCGGCGAGATCCTGGGAATCGTCGAGGCCGCGGTGCGGTACCGGATCGGCCGGATTCCGTTCGATCGACTGTTGGTCCGAGCGGCCGGATACCTACGGGGTGAATCGCTGCTCGAGCTCGACGAGCTGGGGGAGTACCTGTTCGAGAGCCGCATCAACCAGCGGGTCTACCCGCACATGCGCGAGGTGGTGCGTCGTCACCAGGACCGCGGCCACACCGTCGTGATGAGTTCCTCGGCCCTGACCATCCACGCCGAGCCCGTTGCCCGTCACCTCGGGATCAGCCACGTGCTGTGCAATCGCTTCCTGACCGATGGCCAGGGGCGGCTGACCGGGGGAATCGTCGAACCCATCATCTGGGGTGCGAGCAAAGCCGCTGCGGTGCAGCATTTCTGCCACGACGCACAGGTCGACCTCGCCCACAGCTATTTCTATGCCGACGGCTACGAGGACGATGCGTTGATGCGATTGGTGGGCCGGCCCCGGCCGGTCAACCCGCGGCCGCGCCTGGCCGCAGTGGCCACCGACCAGGGTTGGCCGGTGCTGACCGTGCCGCGACCCGACGGCCGGCGCCGGGGCGATCGTCGGTTGCGACCCGGTGCCTAG
- a CDS encoding NAD(P)H-dependent amine dehydrogenase family protein codes for MAIRVAIVGTGNCGRLALIQLIDDPRFELVAVGTSTEAKVGLDAGELAGLGGVTGVTATLGIDAAIAAEPDCLVYCAMGDTRPVEATRDVMAALAAGINVVGSAPGGLQFPWGAMPEKAIARVEEAAQAGNSSVFITGVDPGFATDLVPFAVAGTCQRIDQIKTMEIADYATYDGTEVMSIVMGFGNPIDQPGMLFLPGILSAAWGTAIRMLAAGLGVEVEDITEHYELEPAPEDIEVATGVIAKGTVAAMRFQINGMVGGKPVIVVEHVTRVRADLRPDWAQPAQPGGSYRVEITGEPSYVVDICPTSDRGDHNHAAIVAAAGRIVNAIPDVVSAEPGIRTTLDLPLVTGKGLHRLN; via the coding sequence ATGGCCATTCGCGTGGCGATCGTCGGCACCGGAAACTGCGGCCGGTTGGCCCTGATCCAGCTCATCGACGACCCCCGGTTCGAACTCGTCGCGGTGGGCACCTCGACCGAGGCGAAGGTCGGCCTGGACGCCGGCGAACTGGCTGGGCTGGGCGGCGTCACCGGGGTCACCGCCACGCTGGGCATCGATGCCGCGATCGCCGCCGAACCGGACTGCCTGGTGTACTGCGCGATGGGTGACACCCGCCCCGTGGAAGCCACCCGCGATGTGATGGCCGCACTGGCCGCCGGGATCAACGTGGTCGGCTCAGCCCCGGGCGGCTTGCAATTCCCCTGGGGCGCCATGCCGGAGAAGGCCATCGCACGGGTCGAAGAAGCTGCTCAGGCGGGTAATTCAAGCGTGTTCATCACCGGTGTCGACCCCGGGTTCGCCACCGACCTGGTGCCGTTCGCGGTCGCCGGTACATGTCAGCGCATCGATCAGATCAAGACCATGGAGATCGCCGACTACGCCACCTATGACGGCACCGAGGTGATGTCGATCGTCATGGGATTCGGCAATCCGATCGACCAGCCCGGAATGTTGTTTCTCCCCGGGATCCTCAGCGCTGCTTGGGGGACCGCGATCCGGATGCTCGCCGCCGGACTGGGCGTCGAGGTCGAAGACATCACCGAGCACTACGAGTTGGAGCCCGCGCCCGAGGACATCGAGGTCGCGACCGGCGTCATCGCCAAGGGCACGGTGGCGGCGATGCGCTTCCAGATCAACGGCATGGTCGGCGGTAAGCCGGTGATCGTCGTCGAACACGTCACCCGGGTGCGTGCTGACCTGCGACCGGACTGGGCGCAACCGGCCCAGCCCGGCGGCTCCTACCGCGTCGAGATCACCGGCGAGCCGTCGTATGTCGTGGACATCTGCCCGACCAGCGATCGAGGCGACCACAACCACGCCGCGATCGTGGCCGCGGCGGGACGCATCGTCAACGCCATCCCGGATGTGGTGAGCGCCGAGCCGGGCATCCGCACCACCCTCGACCTTCCCCTCGTCACCGGCAAGGGTCTGCACAGGCTGAACTAG
- a CDS encoding glucose 1-dehydrogenase — MGRVEGKVALISGGARGMGAEHARALVAEGAKVVIGDILDDEGKALAAELGDSARYVHLDVTDADQWDAAVATATEEFGSLNVLVNNAGIVAIGQIGKFDMAQWQKVIDVNLTGTFLGMQACVKAMKAAGGGSIINVSSIEGLRGAAMVHPYVASKWAVRGLTKSAALELGPKQIRVNSIHPGFIRTPMTEHFPEDMLTIPLGRSGQPEEVSTFVVFLASDESRYATGAEFVMDGGLVNDVPHKL, encoded by the coding sequence ATGGGACGGGTTGAAGGAAAAGTGGCACTCATCAGTGGCGGGGCGCGGGGGATGGGCGCCGAGCACGCCCGGGCGCTGGTCGCTGAAGGCGCCAAGGTCGTGATCGGGGACATCCTCGACGACGAGGGCAAGGCGTTGGCGGCCGAACTCGGCGATTCGGCGCGCTACGTCCATCTCGACGTCACCGACGCCGACCAGTGGGACGCTGCCGTCGCAACGGCGACCGAGGAGTTCGGCTCGCTCAACGTGCTGGTGAACAACGCCGGAATCGTCGCGATCGGCCAGATCGGCAAATTCGATATGGCCCAGTGGCAGAAGGTGATCGACGTCAACCTGACCGGGACTTTCCTGGGCATGCAGGCGTGTGTCAAGGCGATGAAAGCCGCGGGCGGCGGATCGATCATCAACGTCTCCTCCATCGAGGGACTGCGCGGTGCCGCCATGGTGCACCCGTACGTCGCCTCCAAGTGGGCCGTGCGCGGCCTGACCAAGTCCGCGGCGCTGGAACTGGGGCCCAAGCAGATCCGGGTCAACTCGATCCACCCCGGATTCATCCGGACCCCGATGACCGAGCATTTCCCCGAGGACATGCTGACCATTCCGCTGGGCCGATCCGGGCAACCCGAGGAGGTCTCCACCTTCGTGGTGTTCCTGGCCAGCGATGAATCCCGCTACGCCACCGGCGCCGAGTTCGTCATGGACGGTGGCCTCGTCAACGACGTCCCGCACAAGCTCTGA
- a CDS encoding glycoside hydrolase family 2 protein has protein sequence MCAADFPPFAKPEPPSGRVELAQGWQLASARTVTADGAALSTPGEVNADWHPVKRMPSTVLAALQDDGTYPDLYFGDNLTEVPDDLYRQDWWYRTTFAAPQGSSSYRLEFPGINYRAEVWLNGKLIAGNSLLVGMHTAHEIDATPWINPGGTNTLAVRVTPEQALQDIDGVELADSWWDWLNWNHIGYQGPDKNPLRGNSYVADRNAGIFKPVYLSYSGQVVLSDPLVTTELPLPATDSARLTVYADIRNTADVAMRGVVRARISRPGKPTISVDQPVSLAPGEKREIRFDPDAFAALRVSDPDLWWPYTMGRPDLYDLRLEFVRYGRAADTVDSRFGIRTVAQHRDNDEQFPDLGRGGSFYLTVNGRDFLVRGAAYTPDLLFAFDPQREDAILGYVRDLGLNMLRLEGKFPGDNIIERADELGIPLMYGWMCCNQWEKWWQWDDEDRRVADESMRSQILSLRGHAAAFLWANGSDGKPPAPVLDGYRRILDELRWPNTVVDTVSSMARGADGEPDWDGIHMAGPYTWRPPSYWFDGRYQATRGSNAEQGDNEHIPPFASLQKFIPPDKLWPINEAWYFHAGANPSNAALESIRTAVVQRYGSSSGAEEFARKAQLAHYESTRAQFEAFAAGGWDNHKMTIYWMLNNHWPSFFGHLFDYYLRPGGAYFGAKKGLRPLSVVFDSYATGDHDTASVKVVNQSPQERTGLRVRVRTYDLTGRLRDDRGSELPAVPSNGVVPGLTLPRLALDSPVVFVRCELLDESGAVVADNTYWQSQKLDDVGPPVNDQAFDLVQSSWADMTPLNAMAQAPLEVTAHRTDSADGGASVRIRLHNPGRRIAFFERAEITTTRDGEEILPIEYSDNYVTVYPGETAEITGAVTGSEHGPNWVRVGGYNSPPTVVPIDQRARR, from the coding sequence CTGTGCGCGGCTGATTTCCCGCCGTTCGCCAAGCCGGAGCCGCCGTCGGGGCGGGTGGAGCTGGCCCAGGGCTGGCAGCTGGCCTCGGCGCGCACCGTGACCGCCGACGGTGCGGCGCTGTCCACGCCGGGCGAGGTGAACGCCGACTGGCACCCCGTCAAGCGCATGCCGTCCACGGTCTTGGCGGCACTGCAGGACGACGGCACCTACCCCGACCTGTACTTCGGGGACAACCTCACCGAGGTGCCCGACGATCTGTACCGCCAGGACTGGTGGTACCGCACGACGTTCGCCGCGCCGCAGGGAAGCTCGAGCTACCGGCTGGAGTTCCCCGGCATCAACTACCGCGCCGAGGTCTGGCTCAACGGCAAGCTGATCGCGGGTAACTCGCTGCTGGTGGGCATGCATACGGCCCACGAGATCGACGCGACTCCGTGGATCAACCCCGGCGGGACCAACACGTTGGCCGTCAGGGTGACACCCGAGCAGGCGTTGCAGGACATCGACGGGGTCGAGCTGGCCGACAGCTGGTGGGACTGGCTCAACTGGAACCACATCGGCTACCAGGGGCCGGACAAGAACCCGCTGCGCGGCAATTCCTATGTGGCCGACCGCAATGCGGGCATCTTCAAACCTGTCTATCTGAGCTATTCGGGCCAGGTCGTGCTCAGTGACCCGCTGGTCACCACCGAGCTGCCGTTGCCCGCCACAGACAGCGCCCGGCTCACGGTCTACGCCGATATCCGCAACACGGCCGATGTGGCGATGCGTGGCGTGGTGCGGGCCCGGATCAGCCGGCCCGGAAAGCCGACCATCTCGGTGGATCAACCGGTCAGCCTGGCGCCGGGGGAGAAGCGTGAAATCCGTTTCGACCCGGACGCTTTCGCAGCGCTGCGGGTGAGCGACCCGGACCTGTGGTGGCCCTACACCATGGGCAGGCCCGACCTCTACGACCTGCGGCTGGAGTTTGTGCGGTACGGCCGGGCAGCCGACACCGTGGATTCACGTTTCGGCATCCGGACGGTGGCTCAGCACCGGGACAACGACGAGCAGTTTCCCGATCTCGGTCGCGGCGGCAGCTTCTACCTGACCGTCAACGGGCGGGATTTTCTGGTCCGGGGTGCGGCGTACACGCCGGATCTGCTGTTCGCCTTCGACCCGCAGCGTGAGGACGCCATCCTGGGATACGTCCGGGACCTGGGGCTGAACATGCTGCGCCTGGAGGGAAAGTTCCCGGGCGACAACATCATCGAGCGGGCCGACGAATTGGGCATTCCGCTGATGTACGGGTGGATGTGCTGCAACCAGTGGGAGAAGTGGTGGCAGTGGGACGACGAGGATCGGCGGGTGGCCGACGAGAGCATGCGCTCCCAGATCCTGTCCCTGCGCGGGCACGCGGCGGCGTTCCTGTGGGCCAACGGCAGCGACGGCAAGCCTCCGGCGCCGGTGCTCGACGGCTACCGCCGCATCCTGGATGAGTTGCGCTGGCCCAACACCGTCGTCGACACGGTGTCGTCCATGGCCCGCGGCGCCGACGGCGAGCCCGACTGGGATGGCATCCACATGGCCGGCCCGTACACCTGGCGCCCGCCGAGCTACTGGTTCGACGGCCGTTATCAGGCCACTCGCGGCTCCAACGCCGAACAGGGCGACAACGAACACATCCCACCGTTCGCCAGCCTGCAGAAGTTCATCCCGCCGGACAAACTGTGGCCGATCAACGAGGCATGGTATTTCCACGCCGGGGCCAACCCCAGCAACGCCGCTCTGGAGAGCATCCGTACCGCGGTGGTCCAGCGCTACGGATCATCGAGCGGCGCAGAGGAATTCGCCCGCAAGGCCCAGCTCGCCCACTACGAGTCGACGCGCGCACAGTTCGAGGCGTTCGCAGCCGGCGGGTGGGACAACCACAAGATGACCATCTACTGGATGCTGAACAATCACTGGCCGTCGTTCTTCGGCCACCTTTTCGACTACTACCTGCGGCCCGGCGGCGCGTACTTCGGGGCCAAGAAGGGGCTGCGTCCGCTGTCGGTGGTCTTCGATTCCTATGCCACCGGCGACCACGACACCGCCAGCGTCAAAGTGGTCAATCAGTCACCGCAGGAGCGGACGGGCCTTCGGGTGCGGGTCCGCACCTACGATCTGACCGGCCGGCTGCGCGATGACCGAGGTTCCGAGTTGCCGGCCGTGCCGTCGAACGGTGTGGTGCCGGGGTTGACGCTGCCCCGGTTGGCCCTCGACTCACCGGTGGTGTTCGTCCGCTGCGAACTGCTCGACGAGTCCGGCGCTGTCGTCGCCGACAATACGTATTGGCAGTCGCAGAAACTCGATGATGTCGGGCCGCCGGTCAATGACCAGGCATTCGACCTGGTGCAGAGTAGCTGGGCCGACATGACCCCGCTCAACGCCATGGCGCAGGCGCCGTTGGAGGTGACCGCGCATCGGACGGACTCGGCCGACGGCGGCGCGAGCGTCCGGATCCGATTGCACAATCCGGGACGTCGGATCGCGTTCTTCGAGCGGGCCGAGATCACCACGACCCGCGATGGTGAGGAGATCCTGCCGATCGAGTATTCCGACAACTACGTCACGGTGTACCCCGGGGAGACGGCGGAGATCACCGGCGCGGTGACCGGATCGGAGCACGGACCCAACTGGGTCCGGGTCGGCGGTTACAACAGCCCACCGACGGTGGTACCGATCGACCAGCGGGCACGACGATAG
- a CDS encoding enhanced intracellular survival protein Eis, producing MLHSVTDADWSGMALLGNTAFGEVNHPDSMSAWRQMVSADGGVVMRDGDNGDIVGQSIYLDHTLTVSGGAVLPAAGLSYVAVAPTHRRRGILRSMYTELHRRIAEAGYPIAALTASEGGIYGRFGYGPATTVQLLTIDRRFAEFHASVPDPGGVRLVTPAEHRDTFAAIYDRWRQQTPGGLVCPTPLWDDLLADRENTREGGSELFAFLHPDGYAMYRVHGDESRSIRVRSVTAVTTDAYIALWRALLGMDLMDKVSIWTPPGDVVPYLLTNPRLARVTSSSDDLWIRIMNIPVALEARRYQADLDAVLEVSDGFRGDGGRFALQIRDGHARCAPTDAPADIELSLDVLGSLYLGGHRPEAFATANRLRSKDSAVVHRLGAAFASAVPAALGYSF from the coding sequence ATGCTGCACAGCGTCACCGACGCCGACTGGTCGGGAATGGCGCTGCTGGGCAATACCGCGTTCGGGGAGGTCAACCACCCCGATTCGATGTCGGCGTGGCGGCAGATGGTGTCCGCCGACGGCGGCGTGGTGATGCGTGACGGCGACAACGGAGACATCGTCGGCCAGTCGATCTATCTCGATCACACACTCACCGTTTCCGGTGGCGCGGTGCTGCCCGCTGCGGGTCTGAGCTACGTGGCCGTCGCACCCACTCATCGGCGCCGCGGGATCTTGCGATCGATGTACACCGAGTTGCACCGACGGATCGCCGAGGCGGGATATCCGATCGCCGCGCTCACCGCGAGCGAAGGCGGGATCTACGGCCGATTCGGCTACGGTCCGGCCACCACCGTGCAGCTGTTGACCATTGACCGCAGGTTCGCCGAGTTCCACGCCTCCGTGCCCGACCCCGGCGGTGTCCGCCTGGTCACACCTGCCGAGCACCGCGATACCTTCGCCGCGATCTACGACCGCTGGCGACAGCAGACGCCGGGCGGGCTGGTGTGCCCGACGCCCTTGTGGGACGACCTGCTCGCCGACCGGGAGAACACTCGCGAGGGCGGATCAGAACTGTTCGCGTTCCTGCATCCGGACGGCTATGCGATGTACCGCGTACACGGTGACGAATCCCGGTCGATTCGGGTCCGATCGGTCACCGCCGTGACCACCGACGCCTACATCGCCCTGTGGCGGGCCCTGTTGGGCATGGACCTGATGGACAAGGTGAGCATCTGGACGCCACCCGGCGACGTGGTGCCCTACCTGCTGACCAATCCACGGCTGGCCCGGGTGACCTCGAGCAGCGATGACCTGTGGATCAGGATCATGAACATTCCGGTCGCTCTCGAAGCCCGGCGGTATCAGGCCGACCTCGACGCGGTACTTGAGGTCTCCGACGGTTTCCGCGGTGATGGCGGACGATTTGCCCTGCAGATTCGCGACGGCCACGCGCGGTGTGCGCCCACCGACGCGCCGGCCGATATCGAGCTCAGCCTCGACGTGCTCGGGAGCCTGTACCTCGGCGGCCACCGCCCCGAGGCCTTCGCTACAGCAAACCGATTGCGCAGCAAGGATTCAGCCGTGGTGCACCGTCTCGGGGCGGCCTTCGCCAGTGCGGTTCCGGCGGCCCTCGGGTACAGCTTCTGA
- a CDS encoding competence/damage-inducible protein A gives MSARAGIVVTGTEVLTGRVQDRNGPWLADQLLELGVELAHITICGDRPRDIAAQLRFLADEGVDLIVTSGGLGPTADDLTVATVAEFCGRELVLDEAMEERIAAILRKMIGDRPGVDFDAVRAANRKQAMVPVGAEVLAPVGTAPGVVVGSGGPTVVVLPGPPRELQPMWQTAVATAAVQQAISGRTKYQQEMVRMFGLAESGLAETLREAEGAIAGFDALEITTCLRRGELEIVTRYEPDAARAYQDLLTLLRDRHGAALYSEDGTTVDEQVAGLLAGHRIATAESCTAGLLAARLADIPGCSDYFAGGVVSYSNEAKAELLNVDPVLIAECGAVSEPVVESMVNGALYHFGADTAVAISGIAGPDGGTPEKPVGTVCFAVRAGSVAITRTLRLPGDRSDIRERATTVAMHLLRRALIGIGD, from the coding sequence GTGAGCGCACGCGCAGGCATCGTCGTTACCGGAACCGAAGTACTCACCGGCAGGGTTCAGGACCGCAACGGTCCGTGGCTGGCCGACCAGCTGCTCGAGCTCGGTGTCGAACTCGCACACATCACCATCTGCGGCGACCGCCCCCGCGACATCGCGGCCCAACTACGGTTCCTGGCCGACGAGGGCGTGGACCTGATCGTGACGAGCGGCGGGCTCGGGCCGACGGCCGACGACCTCACCGTGGCGACGGTCGCCGAGTTCTGCGGGCGTGAACTAGTCCTCGACGAGGCGATGGAGGAGCGGATCGCCGCGATCCTGCGGAAGATGATCGGCGACCGGCCCGGCGTGGATTTCGACGCGGTACGTGCGGCCAACCGCAAGCAGGCGATGGTGCCGGTTGGTGCCGAGGTCCTCGCGCCCGTCGGTACCGCCCCCGGTGTCGTTGTCGGCAGCGGCGGCCCTACCGTTGTGGTGCTGCCCGGACCGCCACGCGAGTTGCAACCGATGTGGCAGACCGCGGTCGCGACCGCGGCTGTGCAACAGGCTATTTCAGGCCGAACGAAGTACCAGCAGGAAATGGTGCGGATGTTCGGCCTCGCCGAATCCGGTCTGGCCGAGACGTTGCGCGAGGCCGAGGGTGCCATCGCCGGTTTCGACGCACTGGAGATCACCACGTGCCTGCGCCGTGGCGAACTCGAGATCGTCACCCGATATGAGCCCGACGCCGCCCGTGCCTACCAGGATCTCCTGACGCTGCTGCGCGACCGGCATGGTGCCGCGCTGTACTCCGAGGACGGCACGACCGTGGACGAGCAGGTGGCCGGGTTGCTCGCCGGACACCGGATCGCCACGGCGGAGTCCTGCACCGCCGGGCTCCTGGCCGCCCGGTTGGCCGATATCCCCGGCTGCTCCGACTACTTTGCCGGAGGGGTTGTCAGCTACTCGAACGAGGCCAAGGCCGAACTGCTGAACGTGGATCCGGTTCTGATCGCCGAATGCGGTGCGGTGTCCGAACCGGTGGTCGAATCCATGGTCAATGGGGCGCTGTACCACTTCGGTGCCGATACCGCGGTCGCGATCAGCGGGATCGCCGGGCCGGACGGCGGCACCCCGGAAAAGCCGGTCGGCACCGTATGTTTCGCGGTCCGGGCCGGATCGGTGGCCATCACCCGGACGCTCCGGCTCCCGGGTGACCGATCCGATATCCGGGAGCGGGCCACCACCGTCGCGATGCACCTGCTGCGCCGGGCCCTCATCGGGATCGGCGACTGA
- a CDS encoding MBL fold metallo-hydrolase, translated as MTPPMTRIRSDLWETRTDTPFPGLTTHAYLWTPDGPNALFYCPAGDADFATLDSLGGVDDHYLSHQDEAGPMLARIAERFESRLHAPAAERETIGQHHPIDVPLSSRHVDDRGVEVIPTPGHTPGSTCYLVRGAEGRYLFTGDTMFVAADGRWSTFVVPGYGDAEAMADSLNLLASLQPDVVISSAFGARSVTDLHGTDWSACIDEARRSIPVTR; from the coding sequence ATGACACCCCCGATGACCCGGATTCGGTCCGACCTCTGGGAAACGCGCACCGACACACCGTTTCCCGGCTTGACCACGCACGCCTACCTGTGGACGCCGGACGGGCCCAACGCACTGTTCTACTGCCCCGCCGGTGATGCCGACTTCGCCACGTTGGATTCACTCGGCGGAGTCGACGATCACTACTTGTCACATCAGGACGAGGCCGGACCGATGCTGGCCCGCATCGCCGAGCGGTTCGAATCCCGGTTACACGCGCCCGCAGCCGAGCGCGAGACGATCGGGCAGCACCACCCTATCGACGTACCGCTGTCTTCCCGGCACGTCGATGATCGTGGCGTCGAGGTGATCCCCACCCCAGGGCACACACCGGGCAGCACCTGCTACCTCGTGCGAGGCGCCGAGGGCCGCTATCTGTTCACCGGGGACACCATGTTCGTCGCTGCCGACGGACGGTGGTCGACGTTTGTGGTCCCGGGTTACGGTGATGCCGAAGCCATGGCCGACAGCCTGAACCTGTTGGCGAGCCTGCAACCCGATGTCGTGATCTCCAGCGCCTTCGGGGCACGCTCGGTCACGGACCTCCACGGGACCGACTGGTCCGCATGCATCGACGAGGCGCGGCGCTCGATACCGGTGACCCGTTGA